The window GAAAACTTGGAGACATGTCTAGACTTGAGACGTTAAAGCCATTTTGAAAGCCTTTACCAACTGCCAAAATAGCAGGATCCATAATAGCAGGATCCACACGGTTGACATTCCCAATTGATGGAGCCTGATATTCATTCCGCAATAAGGAGGAGGTATCAAACATGTTGTGGGTACCTGCAGAATAACTGATTTGAGATACCGATCCAAGATTTTATGTCCAACAAAGTAGAGAAACAAAACCAACAGTTCAAAACTGACCAGAGAGAGGAGCAAAATTCTGTTCCATTTTCTCAAATGCAAAGCCTGGGGGTGGGGCCCTATTTGCTGCTGAAAACCCTGGAGGCGCAGTCATCTGAGATCTCGACACTGGAGAATCACCAGAAAATCAGTAAGTTGGGCACTTGAAACCTATTATTGTAGATACTTGCACTCAAACTAAATCTGAAACACTAAAAGGTGCAGATAGATAAGGGGGATAGAATTAAAAAGGATAAGTGATGCACTAACCTGATAGCTTGTTAGAGGATAGGTGAGAATAATTGTCAGCAAAACCATTAGATTCCTGATTATTAAATAGAGAGAAACCATTGCGATTACCAAAACCATCATGCTGATAGTTTCCGCTATTTGAAAAATCTTGATCGAAAGGGCGATGACTATGACTTCTCTCAATGTAACTTAAAGATGGTCGAGAATCAACAGATGGGTTCATGGGTTCCTCCTCCCTTGCAAAAGAGAACCTTGATTGATTGCTGCTCTGTAATTTTCTTGAGTTTGATACTCTAGACCCTTGTTGGTTAGCAGTTACTCCCAACAACTTAACCAAGTTCTGAGAGGCTAATGACTCGTTCCATGGGTCGAAATCCATTGACAAAATATTAGATATTATATTGTTCTCTCCTCTTTCTGCAGTAGTACTATGATCTGCAGTAGCAGCTTCACCTTCAAACCTATCCATGGGCATCATCCTCTTATTTTCATTAGACAAATAATAAGCGTCATCAGTGCTTCCCAAATATTTACCCGCACAACTGAATACATTTTCAGGGTATCCATTGGGAAGTTCTCCAATACTGGAAGGCTGTAATACTGAATCAGCTCTCCGGTCAAAAGTTTGCATGTTGGCTCTAATAGGTCCAACACCATTGGCAAAGTGCGACGAAAAACCCTTGAGATTCCTTGAAGATTGTAAAGAGATGGAAGGACTTGATGAGTAACTTTTCTCTAGAATGACTTCAGGATCCCTATGTCGCTGCGCATTGAAAGATAGCAAATCATCCTCCATTTCAGGAGTTGTGTCTTGaattcctagagccagtgtttcCAGTCTCAAATCAGACGCTTGTCTTGAGATTGAAACATCATCTGCAGAAATTACAGATTTCCCACTTGTCTGAGAAGGCGACGGCTCCCTTGGTTTCTCATAGGAGGCATGTGACTTTTGCTGTTTATCAATGCTAAATGATGAAAAATCCGAGCATACATTCTTCTCAACATCTGTGGCATCACAGGGATCTTTTGGTAAACTAGGCCCATTAGACATCAAAGGAAGATCAAAGGTATTTGTAGCAGTCGATGATGTTATCAAATGTATATCTTTGTCCTTCAAAGACGGGGTGATATGTAACTGACCGTTCATAGATGAAGAAGCAGAACGTATGGTGATAGCAGGTTTCTCAGAACTACAGGTTGCATCATCTGCTCCTACAGACTGTTTAACAGGTCCTAACGTGCTTATTTCACCTTTCTCTTGACTCGTGCCACCATCTTTGCTATGAATAGCTTTCTTTCCTGCTTCAGCAGGCAATGACATGACCTGACTATTATTTGCAACAGTTGTGGAGCATGTAAGTGGGCTAAATATTTCAGCTTTCTGTTTAAGAGGTCCACTAGAACTTGGTGCACTGGCAGGCGGCACTCCATTAGAACTTGGTGCACTGGCAGGCGGCACTCCATTAGAACTTGGTGCACTGGCAGGCCGCACTCCATTTGAACTTGGTGCACTTACAGGCGGCAGTCCATTAGAACTTGGTGCACTGGCTGGTGGCAGTTGGTTATTTAATGCACGCGTTCCCCtggaaaaaaaggataaaatatgtattatgaattttatgaacCATATATAAATGTGAACAGTAAATCTTCTAATTGCATACCACAAAGCGCCAGCAGGAAGAGCAGCAGATCTACCAGAGCTGCTATTTGGTGGAGAGCCTCTGGCATTGGTTGCTGAATTCTGCAAGATATATGACAAGACTAAAAATTTAAGACATTCAAGATGGAAAGACAGGCGCACTTCTGGCATCATTTccagtcaaaaataaataattaagactTCAGCAATCTTATAACTAGAAGCTCAATAAGAACATAAGGAGGAAATGTCAAAAGGTAGATCATACGAACGGAACTTTATTGCCCTCTCTTGAGATGCTGACTTGCCAATCCAACCTCCAAATAGAGATGTATCACCTCCCCCTTCTCAAAAAGGTGGGAGgggaaaatgaaaagaaatggAAAGAAGAGATACAAGAAAATCTAATAATAAGAGAAAATCTTACATTTGTAACAGTTTTGTTAAAAGGTTTCCCTGCAGAAGCAGAGCTGTTATTGCAGTAATCGTCTGCCGGTGGTGGTAAAACACTCCCTGATCTCCGTTGCATACTAGTAATGGCGCCAGTAATTTGTTGAACCCTACTCCTTTAAAATAACTATGCAAGTTAATTTATTTATCCAATGAATGTACATATACAAGGAACAGATAACACGCGGAGTGACAATACAAGGTTGTCTCACTGGTCCAGACACAGGTATATACAGTAACatacttagaaaaaaaaaaaactgcctTCAACTGGTCACTGTAATGAGTAAAAGTTCAAGCATATCCTGCAACAGCCTGGTAATGCACCTATTTATCAATAATTGTCTAAATATATTGTTACATAGATTTTTAAAATAGCATTGACTTACTAGAAACCTATtgttgaaacaaaaataaaattgggaCAAAGTACAATGTAGGTGCAAATGAATAGTTGCTCTTTTCTCAGTCAGTTTCACATACTCCTAAACTTTATGGACTTGATATCCCAATGATGGAAATCCTAGAACACTTTAAAAGAGACAGGTTTCATAAACCACGCTTAAGTCTTAACtaccacaaaaataataaaaccaacaACTAAATAAATCCCAATACCTTGTGTAAGCCGATATTACTTCATCCTTAGTAAAGCTATCTTCGTGCGACCCAATCTCGTGCAAGTATAAACAATCAGGATTGGTGCAGGGCTGGACCAAAAGATAAATCTTCCTTTAGATACATTAAATCTGTGAATCCAGAAAGACTCGAAAGATGACCCTTAATCGATGCTCTGATGGAAATTCTAAGTAATTGAGAAATCATACCACACTCCTCAACCAAGCATGACAGTATTTTGTTGTACCAAAGCACGCTCTGCagcaagaaagtaaaatattaatgaaaaataacaGCCGGCACTGCAAATCATAAGAAGATATGGCACACACCTTAAAGGTCGACCGTCCAAATTAAATCCATGTACAGACTGAATGCAGCGGACTGCTTCCTCCTCCTTTGAATAGGTAATATATCTGTACCCAACAGAAATTTATAAATATAGCCAAGTAGACAACTGATTTTTTTGTTCAAAAGTAATAGCTTTGAATGTAAAGAAAAGAATACTTTTTGAGGATAAATGTCAAATTCCTAATAAACATAATGAAGTCCAACACAGTCAAAGAAAGACAAAtcctgaaaaaaaaattgttgaaaatttcCATGGGAAATTGCTTGAAACATGTCTTACTGCAACCTTTCTCAGATGAGAGCAATAAGAACTTCGATGTACAAGTATCAAAAGGATCGGTATGGGGGCTGGTTGAATTATATTCTTTGCTACATTGGCACAGCACCAAGAAACAAGAGGATTCGACCGAGTGGGTGTTGGGTAAACCAAAGGCTCATtcacaataattttattttgtaataaagGTAATCAAGATTATCTTCTTATTTATCCCTTCGAAACATCAGGAAAGGAAAAGTACAATCTTGAAGACTACCACCGAAATACTTCTGGAAAATCTTATGAAGCAGAAGAGATATGTGGAGATCAACTTACATGAGCTAAAGCCCAAAGGAGAAACACATGAATATCATTGTTGTCATAAACATAACATAGGATTAGacacaaaactaaaaaataagaaatcacaTAGAATGATATAGAAAAGGGTTTTCTAGGACTAAGAACCAGGTTTGGAACACAGAAAACTCTACACcgtcatccttttttttttttttttgaagttggTAACTTACAGTGTCATCTTTTTTGGTGAAAGAACAAAAACCGGGGCATAGATCGCTTAGTAATTTTTATGAAATGAGCCTTGCAAAATCCTTTTGTACAGCACGTTAAGAGCATCTTCATATAATTGTATGACGTAGAAAAGGGTTTTCTAGAACTGAGAGCCTGGTTTTGGAACAGAAACAACTCTACATATCCATTGATGCTTGTTTGTGCGGATTAGAAGCCTTGAATAATCTTTCCTATGGTACGTTACGAGCATCTTAATATTACTGTTTTACATGAAGCATTTTGAGAACCGGTACGAATGTTAAATCAAGAAGCATACTTACACACTGCAGGTATTATTCGGAAACTGTTGAATGGCACCAGCAGCCGTTCGAGACATAGACGCCTTCAGGACCTTCCCATACTGAGCAAAATATTCTTTCCGCTGCAGAAGCTGTTTTTATGGGGATAAATTTGTGTCAGTTTGATAAAGTAACATTATTACTAGAAAAGCGTCGAGCATCTGGTACATCCCTAAGTAAAGTTTAAAATGAACAGAGACGAATGATATCTTTAAAAAGGAGAAGTTAAAGATTCCAAAACTCAAGTGTACATACGTCTTCATCAGCTAAACTGAGAGGCAAACCAACAATGTAGACAAGATTCCTCTGAACGACGCGTACACTGGTAAGTTGCTTTCTCGAATCAGCTGCTTTACTTTTACCCTTTCGAGATGTCAATTTTTTCTCCGAGCTCACCATCCTGTAACCAAAAAAACAATGAAGAATGCAGAAAATAGAGGACCTACTAATCTGTTAATGgagtttgttcttgagaacaaaaatattaattcatATAGTACTTTTCACAATTTGCTGCTGTGCCAACAATCTTTTCCTTATTATATGGACTGCGGCATGCAGGACACCGCCCTTCTGTCTCGTCCTTCTCAGCCATTTCCATTATGTGATGCCAACACCATACGCATACCTACAGTAATGGGTGCCAAAAGTTAACATAAACCTATTGTATACTAAtgtttttgagaaggaatctatTCTATAGTAATATAAAAGTGAAACCCTCTATAAAAACATGTTGACAGACAATATTAACTTTATATCCTTCAAAACTCAATGCATTAACTAAGCTTCTCTTCATGTCTCTCAGAACATGAAGAATTCAAGAAAATTAATGTGTAATCTAAAATAAAAAGACTCAACATTTATCATGATAACGGTGCTAAGTCTCTTCAATTTCCTATCACTATTATGCTCTTCAGATCCAAGATAATCTTTACAAACACTAGGTTTGAGTAAATTGAAATTGTGAACATATGAAGAGACAGTTGTTATATTCTggttatcaaaaagaaaaagggacTGTCGTTACCATCTCACAATTGTGTTGAATGAGCAGCAATTACAAAAGGTCATATTCTATCTCACTTTCTGAAAAGAGTGGGAAGATGTGCAGAAAAAGGTAGATAGACCAAAATACTCCTGTAAAGTTGAATGAAATTTCTACCCTTCAACCAAACACTTCTCTGATATTTATGTGCAAAAACGTGGAGATACACTAGTAAATACTATTAGATATAAATTCACACATTCTCCAAACATCAAATTTTAGAAAGACTTGTAGCAATTGCACATCAAATTCAAATAATCTAATTTAAGTGGAGATGATGAAATTATTATTCCAAGCTTATCAGCATATCAAGTACATTTTGTAAACTGGTCCCAAAAGAAAGATGATCAACTATGGTAACCTGGTATTTGAGAATTCTGTATTTCTGTTGGGCAAGATTTCTTCTTTTATTGAGATAGCTAATAGGATCAATATTCATCCTTTTCAGGAAATTACACTTTTTGcttcactttatttttaaaataagtcaCATGCACTGTTTAATAGTAATATTTATGTGATTCTTCAAAATTATGTACTCGTTGCTGTTTGGTCCACATGCCAATGAGCGAGCCAAAAACTAGTATTTCATAGAGGAAGAGAACTGCAACGAAACTGTTGAATTTCGTGAACCATTTCATCCAAAGCTAGTTCGAGAGGAAACACTTCTATATATTTAGGTCAGCATCACACACCACTCATCTCCTCCTAATGTATGGCCtgattttttttggttgaatTAAGCACATTACATTTCTTGTGGATAGTATCCAGAAAAAAAGACTTGAAACAATTGAACCAAGAAACTTTTGTGCTCTATAACATGTagaattgtattattttgactATGTTTTGCTCAAGCCATAAACATTTGTGTGGCTATAGAAAATCTCACTGAAGGTAAAAATGGTCAACCTTAAATTAAATCGTTCATAAATAGGAAAGGTGCCATTCTTTTTTGTTAAGATAAGAAGTGAAGTGTGTTGAACCAAAGTTAGCTtcaaaatttgttttaatttttacatAGACAATGTTCTTTTATGTAGTTAATCCAACAGCTACCAGGAAATGGTAACATTAAACCCTGCCAACGTGATAGGAGAGCTGTAGGTGTTCTTATCATTTTGGctccaaagaaaaaagaaaacggAAACTTAAAAATTGGATGTTCCTACATAATAACTTTACAAAAAACAAATCCAATGGACCATCTACGTAGGTATTCGAAAATTTAGTGCATAATAGAGTTCAAATAAGGACATGCAAGCACGCACTCTTCCCGCACCATTCTACGTGTTTCTGCTGCCACATCCATGAACAGATACCTTCTAGCATCAATCGAGGAGAATAGGTGAAACAGAAACTTATATATCCCCTCTCTCAACCTCTCTTTCCCTTTTCAGAGTGGATATGCACAACAATTTCCACCTAAAGCACATGGATTTCTAACCTAAAAGAGATACATGATAAGAAGCTGACACACAGAAGTACTTTAGAGGTGAAAATATCAGGCCTAGCAGAGCATATGCTCAGTAGAAACCTCTTGCGTGATTAGTCAGCTATTTTCCTTCACTCTCCCCCCCACAAAACCCCCAACCCCCCAAAAAAACCTTCAAGGCAGCTCCCAAGGTTAATTTATACAATTCCGCATTAAAGAATGGAGAGACTgcataaaagattttttttcagaAGCAACATCCTAAGGCTgagtgccttgagccgggggtctatcggaaacagcctttctacttcatcagaggtaaaggtatggactgcgtacatcttacccccccagaccccactaggtgggaatacactgggtttgttgttgttgttgttgtaacatcCTAAGGCTGAGCTCCAAGTACTAAGGTTCTAAGGGAGATGCACTAACCAAAACTACTCGCTGATCTGATATTGTACTTCTTTACTTATTCTTTTTTCCATATAATTGTGATttgtgtttacagtttttattcttgaatgatacaggtattttttatttaatttcttaattttgcaGTTTCATTAATACCCGCACAGTGCTACGTGCACTTAAAATCTAGACAGATTTCCACGCTCCTATCACTTCCAAGACAAAATTAAATGTCTAAGAATACAGAACTACCACCAAAATACCAGCAAAGCAACTCCAACCCTAATAAGCATGTCTTGACAGGGAGAACATGTGAATACCAATGACTAGTCCTCTAGTGACCCAGTTTCACAAAAAAAACATGGTTTCAAATTGCTTGAGCGAAACACAGTCAAAATCAGAATGATATTATTCTAAAGTAGCAAACTTGAAGATTTACAAACCTGATAGCCACACTTGCAAGGCTTCAACTGCTGATCTGTCAAATCCATCTCCTCAGCACAGAGAGGACAGGTCTTTTCTCCTTGGTCACTCATGGTTACCTTCACCAACAAAGTAAAACGCAATATATTAATTCGAAACACAAGCATGCCAATCACACAATCCATTCACTCATAAACTATAATTGTCTCTACAAGAAAGAACTAATTCCCTAAGtcagtttttaaaaaagaaaaaaaatattcaccTCACATACAACAGCACTACCGAATTCATAAAGAACCATTGAAAGATTATCTTCATATATCCAAGTCAAAATTAAACACAACTACAAACAAGACCAAACTCTTATATCCAAAAAGCATCAAAGTAAAACACAATACACTAATTTAAAACATAAGCATCCCAATCACACAAACCATTCACTAGTAAACTAGAATTGTctctacaacaacatacccagttaAATCACAAAAAGTGAAAGTGCGGTCTGGAGAATGTGGACTGTATGCAAACCTTACCCTACCTCATGGAGGTAGAGAGCCTGTTTCCaaaagaccctcgactcaagtgaagcaaatcaaagtagtaaTGAAAAGGAAACAACGATAGCGAAGAAAACATAGCAGCTAATTAAAAATCAGTGCAAGAGAATACAATCAAAGAACAGTAACATCAGCTAAATAGAGTGATCACCTAACCATAATTTACCTCGCATACAACAGCTTTACCGAATCCATGGACAACCATAGAAAGATTATCCGCACACATTCAAATCAAAACTTAATTATCAACAAAGTCAAACTCTTATATCCACAAACATCAACCTTCCGCAACAAAGTAAAACACAATGTATTAATTTGAAACATAAGCATTCCGTTCTAATCACACAATCCATTCACTCGTAAACTATTATTGTCACCGCAAAAGTGTTAAAACTAATGGTGTAAGttgagaaaaacaacaacatacccagtgtaatctcaCAAAGTTGGGGCTGGGCAAGGTTTAAAAACAAATTCCCCAagtcatttaaaaaaatacagCTCACATACAACAGCTATACAGAATCAATAAAAGAACAACTAAAAAGATTATATACACACATCCAAGTCAAAACTAAAAAACAACTAACCAACAAAGTCAAAACTCACAAAATCATCAATCTTTTCCACTCGATCCAATTCAAAAACAACCACATCAAATCAACACacaaatcaaaaatccaaaatccaaaaaatccCCTTTTTCCCCTCAAAATCAAATAACGATTTCCAACTTTACACCAACCCACAATCCAAAATCAAAAACCCACAAATCCAAagcccccaaaaaaaaaaaaccagaaCACACAAAATCAAGAAATCACTAACAtatatcaatttaaaaaaaaaacttttttccctcaaaatcaaaaaaagattCCAACTTTATACTAACCCATTATCCAAAATCCAAAACCCACAAATCCAAAACCCCAAAAACAAAATCACTAAcacaaatcaattaaaaaaattcaactttacaCCAATCCCTGATCCAAAATCAAAAAcccacaaattaaaaaaaaaaaaaatcaataaaatcactaACATAAATCAATTAAAAACAATTAACGATCtaataaaaaaccaaaaaatgtatcaaaaaatAGGGTTTGGATGTTGGACTTACAGTGATTGACTGGATCAAAAAAGGGGCAAAAATCGCAGAACAGATGAGACGCAAAAAGctagagagtgagagagagagagagagagagagagaaccaCACACACACAGAGAGTTGCTTTTGAGTTTTTTTGGATTTGCGTAATTCGGGTCGCCTATTATTACTGTGAAAGCGGGTCGGGTCGGGTTGAAGATATAGAGGATGAGGGTTAACGGATGATCGACACGTGGTGATGAAGGAATTAATCGGACGGTTGTGAGTTGTTTAAAGTGGAGTCTAATTGACGGAGATCTAGTGCGGTTGTGTTAGTGGGAAACTTCGTATttactactaaaataaaatgctatgttttttatggttttggtatttggtatttgcAATAAATATATTTCATAAGTCGAACGAAATTAGATCACAAAAGATTGTGGTGtagtgataaatatttttttattttaaattaagatATTGAATTTAAGTCTTGGATATGAAGTTGGTTCGTTTTATTTCTTAATGTGGACTTCCAAGTGTGAATCTGAATGAGTCGGGTTCCAAAACTTGAATGTGGGAGTCGTCTTTGGTATAGAACGTTTTATCTTCTAATATGGAACTTTTCAAAGTGAATTTGGATTAGTCGAGCCTCAAAGCTTGCAAATGGAGTCGTGTGTGATAGTCTTCTTTGGTAGAGAGCAATTTATCCCTCAATATTATGGACATTCCGATGTTAATCTGGATTAGTCGTGCCTCAAAAATTGATATGGAACCGTCTTTGATAAAGAATGTGCTATCCCCAATATGAATTTTCAGCATGAATCTGAATTAATCGAGTCCCAAGCTTTTATATGGAGTTATCTTTTATGAGGAGCTTTTTACCCCCCAATATGGAACTTTCGATGCGAAGTGTAAAAGGAGGGGAAGATACTGATTAAAAATAGTAGATatttgagaaagaaaataaatattaaattaaattatccTAATTATCTCGATGAACtataaaaattatcataatcaccCTTTTGATTTTATATTAGTTGCACGATCGTGAAATTTTAATGTAAGTACCCAGTGTGTTGATTAGGAAATTTTAATATCTTTTCGAAGTATTCAACATTATTTGATTGTCCTCAATTTTGTAAAGTTGCATTAGACATTGAGGATTGCAACTGACCTAAGATTTTCCCCTTAAGTTCACCAACATCCCCCAACCTCTAGTTCCAAATCTACTATATAGAAACATGATCAAGGAACAATCGAGGGCATTTTTGTCCTTTTACCTCACAAAATATCTCCAATGTGGCAGTGGTCACCTCCACACTCTTCTAGTGTTCAAAAAATAGTATTGCCATGGAAAACATTTGTTGAAGTCATCCTTGCTATCATTCTTCCTCAAGTTGGTGTTTTCCTCTGTTATGGCTGCGATGtgagatttttttttcctaattaaacAATAGAAATTTTCAAGTTATTGGTTCAATTTTATGAGTAATGATGACTCTATCATTTTTGTGTTTTCGGATAGGTTGATCTTCTTGCTCCATATCAAAGAGGAGGAAAAATTGGGTTGTTTGGTGGTGCTGGTGTCGGGAAAACTGTGCTTATTATGGAACTGATTAACAATGTCGCAAAAGAACATGGTTAGGAATGGTTTCTTTTTACTTCTTTATAAATGTCATATATAAAGAGTAACTCTGTCCATCGAGGTTAGGCTTAGATAGACTAAATGAATCACCTAATGCCTTTTTAGCTAACCTGGGAATCAAGGTTTAAGATTCTTGAATAACAGAGTGCTAAGTTTTTTTTCCTCCCAATTTTGTTAATCTGAGtaatcctttttttttcatttccaattcttgatttgagaaattttttaaattggtGAAAGAAGGTAAAAGTTTCATCTTTATGGAAGTTTTTAGAGATTTTAGGTATGATTTAGTCTTATTATGTAGGGGTTATTgaggttttagattttttgatgaAAGAATGTAAAAGTTTGATCTTTATGGAAGTTTTTAGTGATTTTAGTAATGATTTAGTCTTGTTATGTAGAAATTCTACAAGGGGTTATTGAGGTTtgagattttcttttttgataaccGTAGTGTCTGAATCTGCTTGTGCGTGCCTAGATTAATTCTAAGGGGACCTGCTACCTCTCGCCAATATATGTATCAGGTTACTTTGTCCATCGAGGCTTGGATAGTTGCGCCTCACCTGGGAATCAAGGTTTAAGATTCTTGAATAACAGATTATGTATAAATTATTAAAGGGGTTATCGAGGTTTAAGCTTTTTCTATTTTGATAATCGTGGTTTTTGAGCAAGCTAGCATGTACCTCGACTAATTCTATGGGTACTTGCTAACTCTCACTAGCAGAAGTATTGAGTAACTCTGTCCACCGATGCTTTAGAGAGAAGTGAGTAACTCCATTGAATATGTTATGTATGTTCTAAGCAAACTTAATCCATTTTGCTCTTCCTTTAAGTTTTAGTTTTGGCTAAATATTGGTTAAGTCGCATGAAGTGGAATTTTGTTGTCGAGTCTATTTCACCCTGAGTTTGGGCAAGCAAATCCACATTGAATGACTCACCGAATTATCAAGGTTGTATTTCTGAATAGTTCTCCAACTCTTTCAGCTTCAGAAACATCAGTTGTCCCACTATCACTTGGGAGTTGGTGCTTTATCAATGTCTATTTTGAATTTAGCACCGTTGAATATACGTTGAGCAATGAGCTTTATTTGGGATTAGATTCATCTAtttcatttcaaattcaaaagtaaTGATGTTAGTTTAAACATTATGCTTAGTACTATGTTAAAGCTGCATTTACATGTTAGTACCAAGTACCCTACGTTATGCAACAGTAATTATAGAAGTTGAAATTGCTTTTGTTTTGCAGACTTCTTTAACTTAGTAGTTCCTTATTATCACGTGTGTCATTAATACTCAAAAATCCATGAATAAATTTGCTTTAACTTCTTGAAGAAATGCTAATAGCTATAATTCTTTTTGTCGTTGGATCTTTGGAGAAGTGGTTTGTTGTAGTTGCTAAGAATACTTGCTCAAACGTGTAGGAGAAACAATCCATGAGACGATAGAAGATGTTGGATTCCAGGCTACCTTGATTACAGAGGAGACAAATGAGAAAACTTCCCAAGTATGCCGAATACATATAAAAGGAATGACCTGCACTTCTTGCTCCACAACTGTTGAATCTGCTTTGCAATTGATCCCAAGCGTACTGAAAGCACAAGTAGAATTAGCAATCGAAGAAGTTGAAATCTAATATGATCCTAGGATAATAACTTACGATCAACTTTTAAAATCCATAGAAAATACTTAATTTGAAGCCATATTAATAATCACAAGAGAAGATAGGAGCAAAGTATTGCTGAAAGTTGATGGACTACACACTGAAAGTTCTATGAGCATTCTTGAAAGTT of the Capsicum annuum cultivar UCD-10X-F1 chromosome 11, UCD10Xv1.1, whole genome shotgun sequence genome contains:
- the LOC107847543 gene encoding uncharacterized protein LOC107847543 isoform X1, whose product is MSDQGEKTCPLCAEEMDLTDQQLKPCKCGYQVCVWCWHHIMEMAEKDETEGRCPACRSPYNKEKIVGTAANCEKMVSSEKKLTSRKGKSKAADSRKQLTSVRVVQRNLVYIVGLPLSLADEDLLQRKEYFAQYGKVLKASMSRTAAGAIQQFPNNTCSVYITYSKEEEAVRCIQSVHGFNLDGRPLRACFGTTKYCHAWLRSVPCTNPDCLYLHEIGSHEDSFTKDEVISAYTRSRVQQITGAITSMQRRSGSVLPPPADDYCNNSSASAGKPFNKTVTNNSATNARGSPPNSSSGRSAALPAGALWGTRALNNQLPPASAPSSNGLPPVSAPSSNGVRPASAPSSNGVPPASAPSSNGVPPASAPSSSGPLKQKAEIFSPLTCSTTVANNSQVMSLPAEAGKKAIHSKDGGTSQEKGEISTLGPVKQSVGADDATCSSEKPAITIRSASSSMNGQLHITPSLKDKDIHLITSSTATNTFDLPLMSNGPSLPKDPCDATDVEKNVCSDFSSFSIDKQQKSHASYEKPREPSPSQTSGKSVISADDVSISRQASDLRLETLALGIQDTTPEMEDDLLSFNAQRHRDPEVILEKSYSSSPSISLQSSRNLKGFSSHFANGVGPIRANMQTFDRRADSVLQPSSIGELPNGYPENVFSCAGKYLGSTDDAYYLSNENKRMMPMDRFEGEAATADHSTTAERGENNIISNILSMDFDPWNESLASQNLVKLLGVTANQQGSRVSNSRKLQSSNQSRFSFAREEEPMNPSVDSRPSLSYIERSHSHRPFDQDFSNSGNYQHDGFGNRNGFSLFNNQESNGFADNYSHLSSNKLSVSRSQMTAPPGFSAANRAPPPGFAFEKMEQNFAPLSGTHNMFDTSSLLRNEYQAPSIGNVNRVDPAIMDPAILAVGKGFQNGFNVSSLDMSPSFPPHPSAFENEARLKLLMQRSLSMHQSQRFTDNGDDFFNDAYGISSRVVEQTLANNLSPFSQLNLPQGRNSVMSNGQWDGWNGVPGGNDLGMAELLRSERLGYNKFFNGYEESKFRMPNSGELYNRTFGI
- the LOC107847543 gene encoding uncharacterized protein LOC107847543 isoform X2, with translation MSDQGEKTCPLCAEEMDLTDQQLKPCKCGYQVCVWCWHHIMEMAEKDETEGRCPACRSPYNKEKIVGTAANCEKMVSSEKKLTSRKGKSKAADSRKQLTSVRVVQRNLVYIVGLPLSLADEDLLQRKEYFAQYGKVLKASMSRTAAGAIQQFPNNTCSVYITYSKEEEAVRCIQSVHGFNLDGRPLRACFGTTKYCHAWLRSVPCTNPDCLYLHEIGSHEDSFTKDEVISAYTRSRVQQITGAITSMQRRSGSVLPPPADDYCNNSSASAGKPFNKTVTNNSATNARGSPPNSSSGRSAALPAGALWGTRALNNQLPPASAPSSNGLPPVSAPSSNGVRPASAPSSNGVPPASAPSSNGVPPASAPSSSGPLKQKAEIFSPLTCSTTVANNSQVMSLPAEAGKKAIHSKDGGTSQEKGEISTLGPVKQSVGADDATCSSEKPAITIRSASSSMNDVEKNVCSDFSSFSIDKQQKSHASYEKPREPSPSQTSGKSVISADDVSISRQASDLRLETLALGIQDTTPEMEDDLLSFNAQRHRDPEVILEKSYSSSPSISLQSSRNLKGFSSHFANGVGPIRANMQTFDRRADSVLQPSSIGELPNGYPENVFSCAGKYLGSTDDAYYLSNENKRMMPMDRFEGEAATADHSTTAERGENNIISNILSMDFDPWNESLASQNLVKLLGVTANQQGSRVSNSRKLQSSNQSRFSFAREEEPMNPSVDSRPSLSYIERSHSHRPFDQDFSNSGNYQHDGFGNRNGFSLFNNQESNGFADNYSHLSSNKLSVSRSQMTAPPGFSAANRAPPPGFAFEKMEQNFAPLSGTHNMFDTSSLLRNEYQAPSIGNVNRVDPAIMDPAILAVGKGFQNGFNVSSLDMSPSFPPHPSAFENEARLKLLMQRSLSMHQSQRFTDNGDDFFNDAYGISSRVVEQTLANNLSPFSQLNLPQGRNSVMSNGQWDGWNGVPGGNDLGMAELLRSERLGYNKFFNGYEESKFRMPNSGELYNRTFGI